One part of the Culicoidibacter larvae genome encodes these proteins:
- a CDS encoding BlaI/MecI/CopY family transcriptional regulator, producing the protein MSNSQISSSEFEIMRVIWDMGGKAYFSEITERLEAAGFSWKNNTILTFLSRLVEKQILSINKVGRKNEYCALVDEHEYAADQTVSFVGRVYEGDVKGLVSTLIQQDLISVDDLDELKDFWKGTKKTDE; encoded by the coding sequence ATGAGCAACAGTCAGATTTCGAGTTCTGAATTTGAAATTATGCGGGTTATATGGGATATGGGTGGTAAAGCGTATTTCTCGGAAATTACTGAGCGGCTTGAAGCGGCGGGCTTTAGCTGGAAAAATAATACTATTTTAACCTTTTTATCACGTTTAGTTGAGAAACAGATTTTATCAATTAATAAGGTTGGCAGAAAGAATGAGTATTGTGCTTTGGTTGATGAGCATGAATATGCAGCCGATCAAACAGTTTCTTTTGTCGGTCGTGTATATGAGGGCGATGTTAAAGGGCTTGTCTCTACGTTGATCCAGCAAGATTTAATTTCAGTTGATGATTTGGATGAGTTGAAAGATTTCTGGAAAGGAACTAAAAAGACTGATGAGTGA
- a CDS encoding methionine ABC transporter permease, with protein MIEFLDKVNWPQMTEAFLTTLIISLIVTFAALIIGLILGITMHITGKDGLFPNRPLYLIQSVIVNILRAVPFMILIIVLLPFTKIITGTIVGPVAALPALIISATPFYARMVLMALQEVDGGVVEAAQAMGAKPRQIIFKVLIPESLPALLSGITITAISIVGLSTVAGAIGAGGLGNIAYIAGFQTNNNAITVVATILSLVIVFAFQFIGEHISKAVDKR; from the coding sequence ATTATTGAATTTTTGGATAAAGTAAACTGGCCGCAAATGACTGAGGCGTTTTTAACAACCTTAATTATTTCGTTGATTGTTACCTTCGCTGCCTTAATCATCGGTCTTATTCTTGGTATAACCATGCATATAACCGGCAAAGATGGACTCTTTCCCAACCGTCCGCTTTACCTGATTCAATCAGTGATTGTTAATATCTTGCGGGCAGTACCGTTTATGATATTAATTATCGTTTTACTGCCATTTACTAAAATTATCACTGGAACAATCGTTGGTCCGGTTGCGGCATTACCGGCGCTGATAATTAGTGCTACACCATTCTATGCGCGGATGGTACTGATGGCACTGCAGGAAGTTGATGGCGGAGTTGTCGAGGCGGCTCAGGCAATGGGCGCGAAGCCAAGACAGATTATTTTTAAAGTATTGATTCCGGAAAGCTTGCCGGCGTTACTATCAGGAATTACAATTACTGCTATTTCTATTGTTGGTTTAAGTACCGTTGCCGGAGCAATCGGTGCCGGTGGTCTTGGTAATATTGCTTATATTGCCGGTTTCCAAACTAACAACAACGCTATTACTGTTGTGGCAACAATTCTTTCTTTAGTTATCGTGTTCGCCTTCCAGTTTATTGGTGAGCATATTTCTAAAGCAGTTGATAAACGATAA
- a CDS encoding methionine ABC transporter ATP-binding protein translates to MIHFENVSKIFKSKKQDVEAIKDVSLHIPKGSIYGIIGYSGAGKSTLLRMINQLEQPSSGAVIIDGLKINELSGDSLRKARLNIGMIFQHFNLLWSRTVAQNIEFPLKVAKMPKDERQKRVAELIELVGLTGREKAYPAQLSGGQKQRVGIARALATNPQILLADEATSALDPETTDSILNLLKTINEELGITIVLITHQMHVIKAICHDVAVMDSGEIVEKGSVMDVFVRPQHQTTKRFVRQIVEDEDTDAVMEQFRDQYPSGKIIQLNFVGTQAEKPILSKLVSECGIEFNILQGSIAQTSEGSYGRLLVQLLGDEAALNKAETILNAEAIEWQVI, encoded by the coding sequence ATGATACATTTTGAAAATGTCAGCAAGATTTTCAAGAGCAAAAAACAGGATGTTGAAGCGATTAAGGATGTTTCTTTACATATTCCTAAAGGTTCAATTTATGGCATTATTGGTTATAGTGGTGCCGGTAAGAGTACTTTGCTGCGGATGATTAATCAATTAGAGCAACCAAGCAGTGGTGCGGTTATTATTGATGGTTTGAAAATCAATGAACTAAGCGGCGATAGTTTACGTAAAGCACGATTGAATATCGGGATGATTTTTCAGCATTTTAACTTGTTGTGGTCACGGACAGTGGCACAAAATATTGAGTTTCCGCTCAAGGTTGCAAAGATGCCGAAAGACGAGCGGCAAAAACGGGTTGCGGAGCTGATTGAGCTTGTCGGTTTGACTGGCCGTGAGAAGGCATATCCGGCACAATTGTCCGGTGGTCAAAAACAGCGGGTAGGTATTGCCCGGGCGCTTGCCACAAACCCACAAATTTTACTTGCTGATGAGGCAACCAGTGCCCTTGACCCGGAAACAACAGATTCAATCCTTAACTTACTCAAGACAATTAACGAGGAGCTGGGAATTACTATTGTTCTGATTACCCACCAAATGCATGTTATCAAGGCAATCTGTCATGATGTGGCGGTTATGGATAGTGGTGAAATTGTTGAGAAGGGTAGTGTCATGGACGTATTCGTACGCCCACAACACCAAACAACCAAACGTTTTGTTCGGCAAATTGTTGAAGACGAAGATACTGATGCAGTTATGGAACAATTCCGTGATCAGTATCCAAGCGGTAAAATAATTCAACTTAATTTTGTTGGCACTCAGGCTGAAAAGCCAATTTTGAGCAAACTAGTCAGTGAGTGTGGCATTGAGTTTAATATTCTTCAAGGCTCAATTGCCCAAACCAGTGAAGGCTCTTATGGTCGCTTACTGGTGCAATTGCTCGGTGACGAGGCAGCGCTCAACAAAGCAGAAACAATTTTAAATGCAGAAGCAATAGAATGGCAGGTGATATAG
- a CDS encoding zinc ribbon-containing protein, translated as MKKYELNVYTCINCGKKMHVTEVTDHLPPCSNCGADEYTTCSGFKPKKENKK; from the coding sequence ATGAAAAAGTATGAACTTAATGTTTACACTTGCATCAATTGTGGTAAAAAGATGCATGTAACTGAAGTTACCGATCATTTGCCGCCTTGTTCCAATTGCGGCGCTGATGAGTACACAACCTGTTCAGGGTTCAAACCGAAGAAAGAAAATAAAAAGTAA
- a CDS encoding DUF1697 domain-containing protein has product MTYIAFLRGINVGSHNRVRMADLIAICEAIGFTDVKTYIQSGNIIFRSEKDKTVLEKELEAALQTQLSITSSVVIRSLEALITTVDNNPYSKAPLANQAVYFLQQPSNNHDWQLNSDDQAVMIGDCIYLQVNNGLHKTPYSINYFERKLQVAMTNRNIKTIKALIELAQTK; this is encoded by the coding sequence ATGACTTACATTGCATTTTTAAGGGGCATTAATGTCGGTAGCCATAATCGGGTGCGTATGGCTGATTTAATTGCCATATGTGAAGCAATTGGCTTTACGGATGTGAAAACTTATATTCAGAGCGGAAATATTATTTTCCGCTCTGAAAAAGACAAAACAGTTTTGGAAAAAGAGTTGGAAGCAGCATTGCAAACGCAATTATCGATTACATCATCAGTTGTCATTCGCAGCTTAGAAGCATTAATTACGACTGTTGATAACAACCCATATAGCAAAGCACCACTGGCAAATCAGGCAGTCTATTTTTTACAACAACCGAGTAACAATCACGATTGGCAACTGAACAGTGACGATCAAGCGGTTATGATTGGTGACTGTATTTATTTACAGGTAAATAATGGACTGCATAAAACGCCATATTCTATAAATTATTTTGAACGTAAACTTCAAGTAGCAATGACAAATCGAAATATAAAAACTATAAAGGCGCTGATTGAACTGGCACAAACAAAGTAA
- a CDS encoding NUDIX hydrolase: protein MDYISFIRSKVGHDKIFLNFGSVIIYNENNEILLQHRADTGNWGLPGGAMELGETITEAAIREVAEETTIQFTSEQLHFFGIYSAWDIKYPNGDHAQAIAYMFHAPYSGQQYAINDDESLELCFFGQDNLPTIFCEQNEIIIADFYNDHNQIYIR, encoded by the coding sequence ATGGATTATATTTCTTTTATTCGTTCAAAAGTTGGTCATGATAAGATATTTCTCAATTTTGGCAGTGTTATCATTTATAATGAAAATAACGAGATCTTACTACAGCATCGCGCTGACACCGGGAACTGGGGTCTTCCCGGTGGTGCGATGGAATTAGGTGAAACAATTACAGAAGCGGCAATCCGAGAAGTTGCTGAGGAGACTACTATTCAGTTTACTTCTGAGCAACTACATTTTTTTGGAATCTACTCAGCATGGGATATCAAGTATCCCAATGGCGACCATGCTCAGGCAATAGCATACATGTTCCATGCACCATATAGTGGGCAGCAATATGCTATTAACGATGACGAATCATTGGAACTGTGTTTCTTTGGTCAGGATAACCTACCCACTATTTTTTGCGAGCAAAATGAAATTATTATTGCTGACTTCTACAATGATCACAATCAGATTTATATTCGCTAG
- a CDS encoding GNAT family N-acetyltransferase gives MSVNVELRPIGGLEDFEFLHGLESEPTIMHLYLPNFDGKEKVTPASAEEAFELYQTTKYKKAYIVWADNKPVGNYSVIDNFPHLVKDEPKTAWIALGFISAVHGTNIVRDSYAMFEQRLIEDGYKRIELGVFEFNTRAQRFYEKNGYTKFAEISDFTYWDGKWWKDFRYEKLLEEA, from the coding sequence ATGTCTGTAAACGTTGAATTAAGGCCGATTGGCGGTCTCGAAGATTTTGAGTTTCTTCATGGGTTGGAATCTGAACCAACTATTATGCATTTGTATCTGCCAAACTTTGATGGTAAAGAAAAGGTGACACCAGCCAGCGCTGAAGAAGCTTTTGAACTTTATCAAACTACTAAGTATAAAAAAGCATATATTGTTTGGGCGGATAATAAACCGGTTGGTAATTATTCGGTCATTGATAACTTTCCGCATCTGGTTAAAGATGAACCCAAGACGGCATGGATTGCACTTGGATTTATCAGTGCGGTGCACGGTACTAATATTGTTCGCGATAGTTATGCGATGTTTGAACAGCGACTTATTGAGGATGGCTATAAGCGTATTGAGCTTGGCGTTTTTGAATTTAATACCCGGGCACAGCGCTTTTATGAAAAAAATGGTTATACCAAGTTTGCGGAAATTTCTGATTTTACCTATTGGGATGGTAAATGGTGGAAAGATTTTCGCTATGAGAAATTATTGGAGGAAGCATAA
- a CDS encoding DUF308 domain-containing protein — translation MMGRIINALEALLFIAIGGLLLIFPIDLIEKFLYFGAIALLLFAVLAIIRAIKAVKPMLRIMFFIQAAVNVTAAILIFWDLNNLTLAMAINIILIWFVVYSGLQIVLALLQRQGWHIFTIVIDILLLILAIWAYFNFIHALATVVLIFGGIFIVLGIMHILNVFRGNDEKPQA, via the coding sequence ATGATGGGACGAATTATTAATGCACTTGAAGCATTGCTGTTTATCGCAATTGGCGGACTCTTATTAATCTTTCCGATTGATCTTATTGAAAAATTTCTTTACTTCGGCGCGATCGCACTGCTACTTTTTGCTGTGCTTGCCATTATTCGCGCAATAAAGGCCGTAAAACCAATGCTGCGCATCATGTTCTTTATCCAAGCAGCAGTAAACGTTACTGCTGCAATATTAATATTCTGGGATTTAAATAACCTAACCTTAGCTATGGCAATCAACATCATACTGATATGGTTTGTTGTTTACTCCGGGTTGCAGATTGTTTTAGCGTTGCTGCAACGCCAGGGGTGGCACATTTTTACAATTGTTATCGATATATTATTGTTAATCCTTGCAATCTGGGCTTATTTTAACTTTATTCATGCCCTGGCAACTGTGGTTCTTATTTTCGGTGGTATATTCATTGTTCTGGGTATTATGCATATACTGAATGTCTTTCGGGGAAATGATGAAAAACCGCAAGCTTAA
- a CDS encoding ABC transporter ATP-binding protein — MEKKNTPLRFFWHYLRAYKIQLLVVLIVCVISTYLQVKAPEFMGQAIQELGNYVGTFFTTGVADNSKFMEILMWMAIFFILISAGMFIQTIMFVGISGKSTNRMRIGLFRKLEQLAIRFFDSHNDGEILIRFTSDIDNISNTLNQAVGQVIGNVALMIGVIIMMFQQNVSLALVTLAVAPFAIVFAVIIIRKAGKYVNLQQEELGDLNGYIDEKISGQKVIITYGLEDETIDGFVEYNEKVKSATTKGQIYSGMLFPAMQGISLLSMAIVIFFGGWLTLNGDIERTAALALIVMFVQYARQFYQPLSEISSQYSMLQLAFTGARRVAAIFDEKDEEERPNVKKIDRISGDIQLNHVDFAYNPDKPILKDVSIDVQEGHMIALVGPTGSGKTTIMNLLNRFYNVTGGEILIDGTDIRDIELASLRSNIGIVLQDSVLFSGTIRDNIVFGKLDATDEEVTNAAKLANIHDFIMGLDDGYDTIVSDENNMFSVGQKQLISIARTIITDPSLLILDEATSNVDTVTESKIQAAMENVIKGRTSFVIAHRLKTILNADHIVVLHHGEVIEQGDHESLLKDDGFYAELYNNQFVFE, encoded by the coding sequence ATGGAAAAGAAAAATACACCACTTCGTTTTTTCTGGCACTATTTACGTGCTTATAAGATTCAATTATTAGTAGTACTTATTGTATGTGTTATTTCTACTTACCTACAGGTAAAAGCTCCTGAGTTTATGGGCCAGGCAATTCAAGAATTAGGGAACTATGTAGGAACCTTCTTTACTACCGGAGTTGCTGACAACTCTAAGTTCATGGAAATCTTAATGTGGATGGCAATCTTCTTCATTTTAATTTCTGCCGGGATGTTTATTCAAACAATTATGTTTGTTGGTATTTCCGGAAAGTCAACAAACCGGATGCGTATCGGTTTGTTCCGCAAGTTGGAACAATTAGCAATTCGTTTCTTCGATAGTCATAATGATGGTGAAATCTTGATTCGTTTTACCAGCGATATTGATAACATTTCAAATACTTTGAACCAAGCTGTTGGTCAAGTTATCGGAAACGTCGCTTTAATGATCGGGGTTATCATTATGATGTTCCAACAAAATGTTTCACTTGCTTTAGTTACTTTGGCAGTTGCTCCATTTGCGATTGTCTTTGCTGTTATAATCATTCGCAAAGCTGGCAAGTATGTTAACTTACAACAAGAAGAGCTCGGTGATCTTAACGGTTATATTGATGAAAAGATTTCTGGACAGAAAGTAATTATTACTTACGGTCTTGAAGATGAAACAATTGATGGATTTGTTGAGTATAATGAAAAAGTAAAAAGTGCAACAACTAAAGGTCAGATTTACTCAGGGATGTTATTCCCGGCAATGCAAGGGATTTCATTACTCAGTATGGCCATTGTAATCTTCTTTGGCGGCTGGCTGACATTAAATGGTGACATTGAACGTACAGCAGCATTAGCATTGATTGTTATGTTTGTTCAATATGCTCGTCAATTCTATCAACCATTGAGTGAGATTTCATCTCAGTACAGCATGTTACAATTAGCATTTACCGGTGCTCGCCGGGTTGCGGCAATCTTCGATGAAAAAGATGAAGAAGAGCGACCAAATGTTAAAAAGATTGATCGTATCAGCGGTGACATTCAACTGAACCATGTTGACTTTGCTTACAATCCGGATAAACCGATTTTAAAAGATGTCAGCATTGATGTTCAAGAAGGTCATATGATTGCCCTCGTTGGACCAACTGGTTCTGGGAAGACAACAATTATGAACTTGTTAAACCGTTTCTATAATGTAACTGGCGGTGAAATTCTGATTGATGGTACTGATATTCGCGATATTGAACTGGCTTCTCTAAGAAGTAATATCGGTATTGTTCTTCAGGACTCAGTATTATTTAGTGGTACAATCCGCGATAATATTGTCTTCGGAAAACTTGATGCTACTGATGAAGAAGTGACAAATGCTGCCAAATTGGCAAATATTCATGACTTCATTATGGGTCTTGACGATGGCTATGACACAATCGTTAGTGATGAAAACAACATGTTCAGTGTTGGTCAAAAACAATTAATCAGTATTGCACGTACAATTATTACTGATCCTAGCTTATTAATCCTTGATGAAGCAACAAGTAACGTTGATACCGTAACTGAAAGCAAAATTCAAGCAGCGATGGAAAATGTAATCAAAGGACGTACAAGTTTCGTTATTGCTCACCGTCTTAAAACTATTCTAAATGCAGACCATATCGTGGTATTGCATCATGGTGAAGTTATTGAACAAGGTGATCACGAATCACTGCTTAAAGATGATGGCTTCTATGCTGAATTGTATAATAACCAATTTGTCTTTGAATAA
- a CDS encoding ABC transporter ATP-binding protein: protein MNTLFKQMKNYKFMTFLSIVFVAIMAIASLWQPKLLQEVLTAIMEDNLDAINTLGVWLIGVAVVGLIAGIANTIASAKVAQGVGADLREAAFRKIQTFSFSNIERFSSGNLVVRLTNDITQVQNLVMMTLQSLTRIPIIFIGAFVMAMFTLPQLWWIIILLIVLVAIVLMVAFSFMGRYFGKLQHYLDKVNTIAKENFAGIRVVKSFVQEDNELKRFTKTSDKLNEYTIKVGYIFSIIIPSFMMIGNLAVVGAIYFVGSGILDNVTMADMPNIITTIAAIPSFISYLMQIMMAIIIGGMLVSFSSRAFISLGRLNEIMHTNPDIVYDPNAPEETLPGTVEFRNVSFKYNDDEELMLKNISFTANSGEMVGVVGATGAGKSTLVQLIPRLYDPTDGEILIGGKDLRTLNKNTVQNTIAIVLQKAILFSGTIADNLRHGKKQANLEDMNRASGIAQAKEFIEKLDTQYESHVQERGNNFSGGQKQRISITRGVIGDPRILILDDSTSALDARSEKLVKEALNHELTDTTTIIVAQKISSVVHADKILVLDNGELVGVGTHKELIQNSDVYREIYETQKGKEVVA, encoded by the coding sequence ATGAACACATTATTCAAGCAAATGAAAAACTACAAATTTATGACTTTTTTGTCAATTGTATTTGTAGCGATCATGGCAATTGCTTCATTGTGGCAACCGAAGCTATTACAAGAAGTATTAACGGCAATCATGGAAGATAACTTGGATGCAATTAATACGCTTGGGGTTTGGTTGATTGGTGTTGCGGTAGTTGGGTTAATTGCCGGAATTGCCAACACAATTGCATCGGCGAAAGTTGCTCAAGGAGTCGGCGCAGATCTGCGTGAAGCAGCATTCAGAAAAATTCAAACGTTCTCATTCAGTAATATTGAACGTTTTTCATCAGGAAACTTAGTTGTTCGTTTAACCAATGACATTACCCAAGTGCAAAACTTAGTTATGATGACTTTACAATCATTAACAAGAATTCCAATCATTTTTATTGGTGCATTTGTAATGGCGATGTTTACATTGCCGCAATTATGGTGGATTATTATATTACTGATTGTCCTTGTTGCTATTGTTTTAATGGTAGCGTTCAGCTTTATGGGTCGTTATTTTGGTAAGCTGCAACATTACTTAGATAAAGTAAACACAATTGCAAAAGAAAACTTCGCCGGAATCCGGGTAGTAAAATCTTTTGTTCAAGAAGATAACGAATTAAAAAGATTCACTAAGACAAGTGATAAATTGAATGAGTATACTATTAAAGTTGGCTATATTTTCTCAATTATTATTCCATCATTCATGATGATTGGAAACTTGGCAGTAGTTGGTGCAATCTATTTCGTTGGCAGCGGTATTTTAGACAATGTTACAATGGCTGATATGCCAAACATCATTACTACTATCGCAGCAATTCCGTCATTCATCAGCTACTTGATGCAAATTATGATGGCAATTATCATTGGCGGCATGTTAGTTTCATTCTCTTCACGTGCATTTATTTCTCTTGGACGTTTAAATGAAATCATGCATACCAACCCTGATATTGTTTATGATCCAAATGCACCTGAAGAAACATTGCCAGGAACTGTTGAGTTTCGTAATGTATCGTTCAAATACAATGATGATGAAGAATTAATGTTGAAAAATATCTCGTTTACAGCGAACAGTGGTGAGATGGTTGGTGTCGTTGGTGCGACTGGAGCCGGCAAATCAACGCTAGTACAGCTGATTCCGCGACTTTATGATCCAACTGACGGGGAGATATTAATAGGTGGAAAAGATTTGCGCACCTTAAATAAAAACACCGTACAAAACACTATCGCAATTGTATTACAAAAAGCAATCCTGTTCTCGGGAACTATTGCTGATAACTTGCGTCATGGGAAAAAGCAAGCCAATCTTGAAGACATGAACCGGGCTTCAGGAATTGCGCAAGCAAAAGAGTTTATTGAGAAATTAGATACTCAATATGAATCACATGTGCAAGAACGCGGTAATAACTTCTCAGGTGGTCAAAAACAACGTATCTCAATTACCCGTGGAGTTATCGGTGATCCAAGAATCTTGATTCTGGATGACAGTACCAGTGCTTTGGATGCTCGTTCTGAAAAATTAGTAAAAGAAGCATTGAACCATGAATTGACTGATACAACTACAATTATTGTTGCTCAGAAGATTTCTTCAGTTGTTCATGCTGATAAAATCTTAGTTCTCGATAATGGTGAATTAGTTGGTGTCGGAACCCATAAAGAACTCATTCAGAACAGTGATGTTTATCGTGAAATTTACGAGACCCAAAAAGGGAAGGAGGTCGTTGCCTAA
- a CDS encoding aminoglycoside 6-adenylyltransferase has translation MNDHFLDTLLSFCQNHPAIDAVILTSTRVRNLTIDALSDYDIEIYTSNPEIFITSDTWMQFYDQPMFRFNDQFIQHDIELYMRMVIYEDYTKVDYKIIPTELLEKLSNTYDPDLDNDYQVLIDKGRFTENLLEATHQSYYIKAPEKRQFDDMIGSFFMECSYIAKNLWRQQLMEAKYSFAFMRFEKLLPMLEWYLAAKSNTPLKHFKHGRNIEQYLSKTEIEQLNATYAAANYEENWQALYAAIELFAYAARKLNYQYPEKLHQKAMKYFTDIQNMERDRT, from the coding sequence ATGAATGACCATTTTTTAGATACTCTACTCAGTTTTTGTCAAAATCATCCGGCAATAGACGCAGTTATTTTAACCAGCACCCGAGTTCGTAACCTTACCATTGACGCACTTTCGGATTATGATATTGAAATCTATACTTCAAATCCGGAAATATTCATCACATCAGATACTTGGATGCAATTTTATGATCAGCCTATGTTTCGTTTCAACGATCAATTCATCCAACATGATATCGAGCTCTATATGCGAATGGTCATTTATGAAGACTATACGAAAGTGGATTATAAAATAATCCCTACTGAGTTGCTGGAAAAACTCAGCAACACCTATGACCCGGACCTCGACAATGATTATCAGGTACTCATTGATAAAGGTAGGTTTACCGAAAACTTACTCGAAGCAACTCATCAATCTTACTATATAAAGGCGCCAGAAAAACGACAGTTTGACGACATGATCGGCAGTTTCTTTATGGAATGCAGTTACATAGCCAAAAACCTCTGGCGCCAACAACTGATGGAAGCTAAATATAGTTTTGCCTTCATGCGTTTTGAAAAACTCTTACCAATGCTTGAATGGTACTTGGCAGCTAAAAGCAATACGCCACTCAAACATTTCAAACATGGGCGCAATATTGAGCAGTATCTGAGCAAGACTGAAATCGAGCAGCTAAATGCAACTTATGCTGCTGCAAACTACGAAGAAAACTGGCAGGCACTCTACGCCGCAATAGAACTCTTTGCCTATGCCGCCCGCAAACTTAATTATCAATATCCGGAGAAACTTCATCAAAAAGCTATGAAATACTTTACTGATATACAAAACATGGAAAGAGACCGCACCTAA
- a CDS encoding sulfite exporter TauE/SafE family protein: MIKIIYFLVIIFANTVGSISGMGGGVLIKPIFDAIGAHTLATITFYSSVAVFTMAIVSTIRQLRNGVRVYFASAAALSAGSVLGGLLGNIIFEKLLFFFPDESSVLLIQIILTIIMLVFVLLFTKENMRSFRLKHWFWYVLVGLFLGGIATLLGIGGGPINVTLLMLCFGMSIKPATVYSIITIFFSQLSKLVTVGFTTGYMVFDLSILWAIIPAAIIGGLLGAKISNILPSNKVMFVYRAVIIVVIVLNIYNLVMIYF; this comes from the coding sequence CTGATAAAAATTATTTATTTTCTAGTTATTATTTTTGCTAATACAGTGGGTTCAATTTCGGGAATGGGCGGTGGCGTGTTAATCAAACCGATTTTCGATGCGATTGGCGCCCACACTTTAGCAACAATTACTTTTTATTCCAGCGTTGCGGTATTTACAATGGCGATTGTGTCAACAATCCGCCAGCTTAGAAACGGTGTGAGGGTATACTTTGCTTCTGCTGCTGCCCTTTCCGCCGGCTCAGTACTGGGCGGCTTGCTTGGCAACATTATCTTTGAAAAGTTGCTGTTCTTTTTCCCTGATGAATCCAGCGTATTGCTGATTCAAATTATTCTGACAATTATTATGTTGGTATTCGTATTGCTATTCACCAAAGAGAACATGCGCAGCTTCCGATTGAAACATTGGTTCTGGTATGTGCTGGTTGGCTTGTTCCTAGGTGGAATTGCAACCTTGCTCGGCATTGGCGGCGGACCAATCAACGTTACTTTGTTGATGCTTTGCTTTGGTATGTCAATCAAGCCGGCAACAGTCTACTCGATTATCACTATCTTTTTCTCGCAGCTTTCCAAATTAGTGACGGTTGGCTTTACCACTGGCTACATGGTTTTCGATTTAAGCATTCTGTGGGCGATTATCCCGGCGGCAATTATCGGCGGCTTGCTCGGCGCTAAAATCAGTAACATTTTGCCTTCTAATAAGGTCATGTTCGTTTATCGGGCAGTGATTATTGTTGTTATTGTCTTGAATATTTATAATTTAGTGATGATTTATTTCTGA
- the pyrE gene encoding orotate phosphoribosyltransferase, translated as MKSKAILQGLLDIGAIAINIEEPFTWASGIQSPIYCDNRKSIGHYKLRRGIALNLSAIIAEQFPDADIIGGTATAGIPHATSVADELKMPLIYFRSQPKAHGTKSAIEGDYQPGQKVVVVEDLISTGGSVIKCVEYAKEAGLEVLGVVAIFSYELTSSDENFKQVGIPLYTAAKFSELSELLQLNESQQKFLTQWRKDPRDTSIW; from the coding sequence ATGAAATCAAAAGCAATTTTACAAGGATTATTGGACATTGGTGCTATTGCCATTAATATAGAAGAACCCTTTACTTGGGCATCAGGCATTCAGTCGCCGATTTATTGCGATAACCGCAAATCAATTGGTCATTATAAATTACGGCGCGGTATTGCCCTTAATTTATCAGCAATTATTGCTGAGCAATTTCCCGATGCAGATATTATTGGCGGAACTGCAACAGCGGGAATTCCCCATGCAACATCGGTTGCTGATGAATTAAAAATGCCGCTTATTTATTTCCGTTCGCAACCAAAGGCGCACGGAACGAAATCGGCAATTGAAGGTGATTATCAACCGGGACAAAAAGTTGTCGTTGTTGAAGATTTAATTTCAACCGGTGGCAGTGTTATCAAATGTGTTGAATATGCTAAAGAGGCTGGTTTGGAAGTTCTGGGTGTAGTAGCGATATTCAGCTATGAATTGACGAGCAGTGATGAAAACTTCAAACAAGTTGGCATACCGCTTTACACGGCGGCGAAGTTCAGTGAACTGAGCGAACTCCTGCAATTAAATGAATCGCAGCAGAAATTTTTGACTCAATGGCGAAAAGATCCTCGTGATACTTCTATATGGTAG